The sequence below is a genomic window from Henriciella marina DSM 19595.
TCGCGCGGCCAGAACCCGGCGCTTCTCTATGCCCTGCTGAAGGATATTCGCCCGCTCGACATCTATCTCGGACCGGACGACCGGTCTGAAGTTGCCAACCAGGCCGAGTTTTCCAAGGCAATCTGGGACTATCTGGCGACCGCCGTCACCGACAATCGTCTGGAAACAGGCCGGCAGAAACTTGCAGAGCTTGGTCCGGTTTTTGACCAGCTGGAACAGACCTATGGCGTCAACCGGGAAGCGCTGAGCGCGATCTGGGGCATGGAAACCAATTTCGGCGGCTATATGGGCGACTTCAGCGCCGCCAACACGCTCGCCAACATGGCCGTGGAAGGCCGCCGCCGGAGCTTTGCCGAGGGCGAGATCCTGGCGCTCGCAAAAATCGTCGAGAATGGCTATGCCCGGCTCGACCAGCTTGGCTCCGGCTGGGCCGGCGCGATGGGCCACACACAGTTCATGCCGTCGACCTATCTCTCCTATGCGCAGGATTATGACGGCGACGGCCTCGCCAATGTCTGGACCTCTTCGCCCGACGCGCTGGCGTCAGCCGCAAATTACCTGTCAGCCTCCGGCTACCGCTTCGACCAGCCATGGGGCATCGAAGTACTTGCCCCGCAGGGCTTTGACTGGGGAATGGCCGACGGGAATGACCGGCGCCTCTCGACCTGGATCGCTGAAGGCCTCAGCCCGATTCGCGGGGGTGGCTTCGGCGTTGACCCCAGCGACTATGCAGAGCTCTGGCTGCCGGCCGGTGCCACCGGGCCGAAATACCTGCTCTTCCGCAATTTCGAGGTCTTCAAGACCTATAACCGCTCCAACAGCTATGCGCTGGCGGTCGGGCTTCTGGCAAATGGCCTTGCTGGCCAGACCGGGCCGGTCGCCTCATGGCCGCGTGACATCGAACGCCTCAGCCTCGACCAGGTGAAACAGCTCCAGGCTGCGCTGAACCAGCTTGGTTACGATGCAGGCGGCGTTGACGGGATTGCAGGTTCGGGTACGCGCGCGGCGCTCCGGCGCTTCCAGCAGGCCAACGGGCTCGTGGCAGATGGCTATCCCTCGCGTCCTGCGCTCGACGCGGTCATGTCCCGCCTCAGAAGCTAGGCGCTAATCGTATATTTCCGGCTGATCATCGTCGTCCTGATAGACCTGATTGGCCGGAAAGACGCGGCGGGCAAAGAGCGCCATGACCAGAAGCACGACGCCCGCCCCAATGAATGGCGCGCTCTGATGGAAGTTCTCATACATCCATGGGCCAAAGAACGGGCTGACGATAAAGCCTGTGCCATTGGCCGAGATGACAAGCCCGGCGACATTGCCCTGCAGGCTTGACCCGACCGACAGGGACGCGCCGCTGGAAAAGCCCGGACGCGCCAGACCCTGGCCGATGCCGACAAAGAACTGGGCCAGGACCAGGACCGCAAACTCGTTCGTCGGCACGATCAGGAACGCGCCGACAGACAGGGTCAGGGCACCTGTAATCATAAGCGTGCGATTGGTCATCTTGAGGCGCGGAATGATGACGAGCTGCGAGATGAGCGTGCCGGCCGCCCCCACCGTATAGGCCGGGCCGGTAAACTGCATCGCCTCTGCGCCATCAACGCCGATCTTGTCCATGATGGCGAAAGCAAAGGTCTGCGTCAGCACGCCGGTCACAACCGACAGGCCGATGGCGAAGATCAGGTAAGGCATCACGCGCGGATCGCGCCAGAGGCCGTCGCCTTCCTTTTTACCGGTTGATTTGAGGCCCGCTTCCTTGCGCGGCGGTGTCTTCTCCGGCAGCCGCGTAAAGATGAGGAAGGAAAGCACCGCGGCCGCTGCACTGATCATGAAAACCGGTGTCAGCAGGCCGAACACAGCGCCCGCAGCGGCCGCGAAGGCAGGACCTGCCACAGCGCCAAAGCTGAAGCCCGATGTCAGCGATGCGATCTCTTCGGTACGTTTGTCGCGGCTTGTGCGGTCGGCGATATAGGCCTGCGCCGCCGGATTGGTGCCAGAACCGAAAAGGCCAAACAGGGTTCGCGACGCAAGCAGGCAGAAGAAGATGACCAGCGAGCTCTGCAGGTAGCCTGCCATGGCGAGCGCCGCGCTCGTACCAAAGAGCAGCATCGAGATTGAAAAGCCGAGCATGCCCAGTGCCGCGACGGGCCGCCTGCCCCAATCATTACTCTTGCGCCCCCAGAAGGATGACGTAATTGCCCAGAGCGCCGCCGACAGCGAGAAGATCGCCCCAGCCATCCAGTCCGGCAAGCCAAGGTCCCGTGACAAGGGCGGCAGGATCGCGCTGACCAGCATCGTGTTGCCTGCCCCGACAGCCAGGAGCGCAAAAAAGAGCAGCCGGAACGCGGGTCTGCGGTCCGGCCGGTCACGTCCAAGCTGTGGCTGCGGCTGATCTGTCATGTCTTCTCTTCGGCCTGGTCCGTTGAAAATTCAAGCGCATCCTTCGCGTCAGCCCGGTTTGTGCGGCGGCGGAAACCTTATTTAAAGCCTGACGCGCTAGGGCTATCGGCTGAACCCGTCCTCGGAGACATGAATGTTCCAGCTTATCGGCCTTGTCATGGTCGTCGTCCTCATTGCCGGTGCCCTCGCCTTTACGGGCAGCCCGGCCCTTTTCAGCGCGCTCCCATTCGAGCTGGCGCTGATCGGTGGGGCTGGCGTCGGAACGCTTGTGATTGGCAATTCGCCGCGCGTTGCTGGCGATGCGCTCGCCGGTATCCCCAAGGCCATGCGCGGCGCCAAATGGAAACGCGAAGATTATTCAGACCTGCTCAGTGGCCTCAATGATCTGATGAGCCGGGCACGGCGCGGCGGCATGATCGCGATTGAGGCAGATATCGAAACGCCGGAAACCTCTGGGCTGTTCACCAGCCGCCCCCGTCTTCTTGCTGATCGCGCGGCAACCTCGTTGATCACCGACAGCCTGCGCCTGCACGCCCTCAACCCGGGCGGCAAATCTCCCGTCGCGGCGCATCTTGAAGACGCGGTCGCCTCAGCCGCGCAGACCCGTCACCGCGCCGTTGGAGCGCTCAATTCACTGGCTGACGCGCTGCCCGCGCTAGGTATCGTTGCCGCGGTGCTTGGCATTATCAAGACGATGAGCCAGATTGATCAGTCGCCTGACGTACTTGGGCCGATGATTGCGACGGCGCTTCTCGGCACCTTCCTTGGTGTCTTCCTCGCCTATGGCCTCGTCGGGCCGCTTGCCGCCCGTTTCGGACAGGTCGTTGATGAAGAGATGCAGTATCTCGAAACCATCAAGACGGTCATCACCGCCTGGCATGAGGGCATTGCCCCGGCCACGGCTGTTGAGCTGGCGCGTGCCGGCCTGCCGGTTCACCTTCGTCCGTCCGTGGAAGACATCGACGGAACGCAGGCCAATGTCGAGCCTTTCCCGGTCCGCCGCCGCGACCGCGTCGCCTGAACGGGCTGACTAAATTCACACCCCGACTCGTATTTGCATACCGGCAGCCCTAGTTTCTCCCGACATCCAGAAGGCAGCCGGAGTGCCTGCATGTCCCGTTTCGACGAATTGAAGGCCATCGCGAAGACCTATCAGGATCTTGCGGCGGAGAATTATGCGCGCGTGCGCCAGCTCGCCGAAGAAGTGCGCGGCGGCTTCTGCGATTATCTCGATGCGTCCGATGGCATCTGCGTCCAGCTTGTCCCACCGGTTGGCGAGTTCCAGCCCAAGCCCTATGGCGATAAGGCCTTTTCCGTGCCGCCAAAGGGCTTTCGACCTCTCGGACCGGTTGCTTTCGGCCTCGCTGTTCGCGTCACCGGCGGCACTGACTGGATTCGCATCACGACGCAGTGCCAGAAGATCGGGGATCGTTTTGTTCTGGACATTCAAGGCGGGGAGTCCTTTACGCTTGACCTTCCGCTAACCGAACAGGACTCCACCCGCCTCTTTGATTACCTTTTCAATCATCTGAAGACCTGGTTCCAGGCGACGATGGATCATTACGAGGCAGGCGATTACGGGACCCGCGAGATCGGTTTCGACTTCTCGCGCGACGACCCCGAAGCTACGGCCTGAACCGCACGGACCCCGAAAAACCTATGCCTGATCTGAACCTTATTCTTGCTGGTACGGGCTCTGAAAGCCTGATTTTCGCCTGCGCGCTCATCGGTGCACTTGGTCTCGGCGCCCAGTGGCTGGCCTGGCGTATCCAGGCACCGGCCATCGTGCTCATGGCGCTTGCTGGCCTTGCCGCCGGCCCGGTCTGGCAGCTTGCCTTCGGCGAACCGCTACTTAATCCGTCTTCCACCTTCGGAGATCTCCTCCGGCCGATTGTCTCCTTGTGTGTCGCGGTCATCCTGTTCGAAGGTGGCCTGATCCTGAAATTCCAGAACCTGCGCGATGCTGGTGCGGCCGTGCGCCGTGTGGTGTTCTTCGGTGGTCCGCTGGCGTGGTTCTTCGGGTCGTTGGCCGCGCGCTACGCCGCTGGCCTCGACTGGGCAAGCGCGATCGTGTTTGCAGGGGTGATGGTCGTGACCGGCCCGACAGTGATCATGCCGCTATTGCGCCAGTCAAAACTCTCCGGACGCCCGGCGCAGTTCCTGAAATGGGAAGGCATCGTCAACGACCCGATCGGCGCCCTCTTCGCCGTATCTGCCTATGAGATCATCCGCGTTGCCAGTCAGGGCGAGTCGATGCTGGGCGCTGGCCTCTGGGTCCTTGCGGCGGCTGGCATAGGTGTCGCGCTTGGTATCGTCTTCGGTCTTGGCATGTCTCGGGCCTTCCGCAATGGCTGGACACCCGAATACCTCAAGGCCCCGCTTATCTTCGCGTCGATCATTCTCTGCTACGCGCTGGCTGAGCAGGTCGAAAAGGAAATCGGCCTGGTCGCGGTCACCGCCTATGGCATGACGCTCGCCAATTCGAAGCTGGCAGACCTTTCTGAACTTCGAAAGTTCAAGGAAGACATCGCCGTCCTCCTCGTGTCTGGCGTCTTCGTCATCCTGACGGCGGACCTCACCCCGTCGACCATCATGTCGGCGCTCAACATGAACACGCTGATGTTCCTTGTGGTCATGCTGTTCGTGGTTCGCCCGCTCTCTGTCTGGATTGCCACGGCAGGCACGCTGAACCGCAAGGAAGCCTTGCTTCTCGGCTGGATCGCGCCGCGCGGTATCGTCGCCGTCGCGGTCTCCGGTCTCTTCGGGTCGCTGCTTGTCGACCTCTCGCGTGAAGGCCGCTTCTATTTCTCCGGCGCTGACCAGATTGTGCCGCTTGCGTTCGCGATGGTGTTCACGACGGTGGTCCTGCACGGTTTTACCATCGGCCCGCTTGCCAGGAAGCTCGGCCTTGCCCGATCTGAAAAGCCGGGCGTGCTTCTTGTTGGCGCGAATTCATGGAGTATCGAATTCGCAAAGGCACTCAAATCGGTGAAGATCGATGTCATCGTCGCTGACAGCAATTACCGGCGCCTGCGCCCGGCCCGCGAGGCAGGTCTTGATACCTTCCTCGGAGAGGTCCTCTCAGAAGACGCTGAAATCCGGCTCGACCATTCGCGCTTTGCAACCGTTGTCGCGCTCTCCACAAATGACAGCCACAATGCGCTGGTCTGTAGCCAGTTTGCGCCTGAAGTTGGCCGCCACCGCGTTTACCAGCTATCCCTGTCCGAAGGCGACGAAACCGATGACAAGTCGGTTGGCTCCTCGGCGCGCGGCCGCACACTCATCCGCCGGGGCCGGACATATGATGGCCTGATCCGGGACCAGTATCGCGGCTGGAATTTCTCGCGCACGCGCCTCACGGAGAAGTACACGCTGGAGCAATATATGGCCGAGCGCCCCAAGGGAGATCTCGTTGGCGAGATCCGTCCGGATGGGACGCTGGTCCTGCTTGGCCCGAGCCGTGAGGCCCGGGGCGGGGAAGGCGCGACAATCATAAGCTTCGCGCCTGATCACCAGCCGCAACCAGCTGCGCCTGCAGAAGAGCCAGCCACATCAGATCCGAAGGTCGATGAACCTCAGAAAACCTGACGGCTACACCGAGACCGCGTGAAGCGCGCGGCCATGCGTGCGCAGCCACTTGCGCTCTGCCTTCCAGCCAGGACAGCACGTAGAGACGTGCGCCCAGAAGCGCGGGCTGTGGTTCATTTCCAGCAGATGCGCGCATTCATGGGCGGCGACGTAATCAAGGACGCTCGCAGGCGCCATGATGAGCCGCCAGGAGAAGGCAAGTCCGCCATCGGAGGTGCATGAGCCCCAGCGCGAGCGTGTATCCTTGACGCTGACACGGCGCGCCGCAACGCCCAGGGCCGCGCAATGACGCTCCACGGCCTCGGAAAGATCCTCTCGCGCGGCCTTCTTGAGAAACCGCGCCGCCCGGCGGCCTGCGGTTTCTGGATCACCCGGCAGACATAGTGTCTGAGGATCGCCGGGCTCAAGGCTCGCGCGCCGTCCCGGCCCCTCTACGCAAATGGTACAAGGCGCCCCGCGCAGGCTGAAAACAGCGCCGGGCTGAAGACCCGTCAGCGCCGGAAGCTGCGCCAGGCGCGAAACGATCCAGTCCCGCCGCTCACTGGCAAATCGGGCCGCCGCTTTTACGTGTCGTTTCGACGGGGCGACCGCCACGGCTTCGCGCCTGGCCTCGTCCAGCCTCAAGATCAGGCGTTTCGCACGAGGATTGATCTCGATGCGCACATTGATGTCTTCGCCCTCTGGCGAGGTCAGGGTGAGGCACTGGTCTTTATCGACAAACATGATAAGTCTCGGGCTGCGGTGCGATGAGCATTATCGTTACTAAA
It includes:
- a CDS encoding lytic murein transglycosylase yields the protein MTRTNRVLQRWTLAAGLAAFIGACAATPQPAPQTAAPTPPSQKPQAAHTTVQAPAESGAAYSAPVQRTTVASPGNPRGTPGTPAFSGPTGPFTPTGNADMDAWRQDFVARATSRGQNPALLYALLKDIRPLDIYLGPDDRSEVANQAEFSKAIWDYLATAVTDNRLETGRQKLAELGPVFDQLEQTYGVNREALSAIWGMETNFGGYMGDFSAANTLANMAVEGRRRSFAEGEILALAKIVENGYARLDQLGSGWAGAMGHTQFMPSTYLSYAQDYDGDGLANVWTSSPDALASAANYLSASGYRFDQPWGIEVLAPQGFDWGMADGNDRRLSTWIAEGLSPIRGGGFGVDPSDYAELWLPAGATGPKYLLFRNFEVFKTYNRSNSYALAVGLLANGLAGQTGPVASWPRDIERLSLDQVKQLQAALNQLGYDAGGVDGIAGSGTRAALRRFQQANGLVADGYPSRPALDAVMSRLRS
- a CDS encoding MFS transporter codes for the protein MTDQPQPQLGRDRPDRRPAFRLLFFALLAVGAGNTMLVSAILPPLSRDLGLPDWMAGAIFSLSAALWAITSSFWGRKSNDWGRRPVAALGMLGFSISMLLFGTSAALAMAGYLQSSLVIFFCLLASRTLFGLFGSGTNPAAQAYIADRTSRDKRTEEIASLTSGFSFGAVAGPAFAAAAGAVFGLLTPVFMISAAAAVLSFLIFTRLPEKTPPRKEAGLKSTGKKEGDGLWRDPRVMPYLIFAIGLSVVTGVLTQTFAFAIMDKIGVDGAEAMQFTGPAYTVGAAGTLISQLVIIPRLKMTNRTLMITGALTLSVGAFLIVPTNEFAVLVLAQFFVGIGQGLARPGFSSGASLSVGSSLQGNVAGLVISANGTGFIVSPFFGPWMYENFHQSAPFIGAGVVLLVMALFARRVFPANQVYQDDDDQPEIYD
- a CDS encoding motility-associated protein encodes the protein MFQLIGLVMVVVLIAGALAFTGSPALFSALPFELALIGGAGVGTLVIGNSPRVAGDALAGIPKAMRGAKWKREDYSDLLSGLNDLMSRARRGGMIAIEADIETPETSGLFTSRPRLLADRAATSLITDSLRLHALNPGGKSPVAAHLEDAVASAAQTRHRAVGALNSLADALPALGIVAAVLGIIKTMSQIDQSPDVLGPMIATALLGTFLGVFLAYGLVGPLAARFGQVVDEEMQYLETIKTVITAWHEGIAPATAVELARAGLPVHLRPSVEDIDGTQANVEPFPVRRRDRVA
- a CDS encoding cation:proton antiporter is translated as MPDLNLILAGTGSESLIFACALIGALGLGAQWLAWRIQAPAIVLMALAGLAAGPVWQLAFGEPLLNPSSTFGDLLRPIVSLCVAVILFEGGLILKFQNLRDAGAAVRRVVFFGGPLAWFFGSLAARYAAGLDWASAIVFAGVMVVTGPTVIMPLLRQSKLSGRPAQFLKWEGIVNDPIGALFAVSAYEIIRVASQGESMLGAGLWVLAAAGIGVALGIVFGLGMSRAFRNGWTPEYLKAPLIFASIILCYALAEQVEKEIGLVAVTAYGMTLANSKLADLSELRKFKEDIAVLLVSGVFVILTADLTPSTIMSALNMNTLMFLVVMLFVVRPLSVWIATAGTLNRKEALLLGWIAPRGIVAVAVSGLFGSLLVDLSREGRFYFSGADQIVPLAFAMVFTTVVLHGFTIGPLARKLGLARSEKPGVLLVGANSWSIEFAKALKSVKIDVIVADSNYRRLRPAREAGLDTFLGEVLSEDAEIRLDHSRFATVVALSTNDSHNALVCSQFAPEVGRHRVYQLSLSEGDETDDKSVGSSARGRTLIRRGRTYDGLIRDQYRGWNFSRTRLTEKYTLEQYMAERPKGDLVGEIRPDGTLVLLGPSREARGGEGATIISFAPDHQPQPAAPAEEPATSDPKVDEPQKT
- a CDS encoding M48 family metallopeptidase, with protein sequence MFVDKDQCLTLTSPEGEDINVRIEINPRAKRLILRLDEARREAVAVAPSKRHVKAAARFASERRDWIVSRLAQLPALTGLQPGAVFSLRGAPCTICVEGPGRRASLEPGDPQTLCLPGDPETAGRRAARFLKKAAREDLSEAVERHCAALGVAARRVSVKDTRSRWGSCTSDGGLAFSWRLIMAPASVLDYVAAHECAHLLEMNHSPRFWAHVSTCCPGWKAERKWLRTHGRALHAVSV